The following coding sequences lie in one Silene latifolia isolate original U9 population chromosome 5, ASM4854445v1, whole genome shotgun sequence genomic window:
- the LOC141657006 gene encoding disease resistance protein RGA2-like, with protein MAEGILFNVAQSLLTNLGSRALNEVASTWGIKTHVEKLKNTINTIKDVMLDAEERQVENHTVRGWLDRLRPVVFAADDLFDECTTMATQRAVMGGDSISKEVLTFFSHSNQIAFAFSISSKIKKIRKELDDIVKDSSEFALVLRPHEESMEQRLIRQVRGQTHSFIAVDEVIGREDDRDAIIDIMMASHAAEEQRLAVIPIVGIGGLGKTTLAQLLYNDERVENNFELKLWVCVSEVFDVKEITKKIIMSATNSTSLNLEMDQLQGQLRKEIGGKKYLLVLDDVWNEKPEEWLKLKALLMVGGEGSQILVTTRSRKVADIMGSVQAYELNGLSEEKAWKLFEKMAFNPGESQKQPQLVKLAEEIVKRCVGVPLAIRSLGTLLHGEEEWKWISIAGTSFVNWPDKQNNVMAILKLSYHHLLSPLKNCFAYCALFPKDYKFETDMLIDLWMAEGFVIPSGTTQCLEERCHEYLMQLLQRCFFQDITRDEWGSISSFKMHDLMHDLAIEVTGIESRSKVADLQEGDINVKTRHLSFDHFYQTGSWKIPSYMLEAKQLRTFLLPEYNRSGSYFNKPILRQLISNFRCLRVLDLRDRGVKILSKSIGKLIHLRNFVSMV; from the exons ATGGCTGAAGGAATATTGTTCAACGTTGCTCAGTCACTTCTTACAAATTTAGGCTCGAGGGCATTGAATGAAGTTGCATCGACATGGGGTATCAAAACCCATGTCGAAAAGCTGAAAAACACAATAAATACAATCAAAGATGTCATGTTGGATGCCGAGGAAAGACAAGTTGAGAACCACACTGTGCGTGGTTGGCTTGACAGGCTTAGACCTGTTGTATTCGCTGCAGATGACTTGTTCGATGAGTGTACAACTATGGCAACGCAAAGAGCAGTCATGGGCGGTGACAGTATATCTAAAGAGGTACTCACTTTCTTTTCCCACTCCAACCAAATTGCTTTTGCCTTCAGTATTTCAAGTAAGATTAAAAAGATTAGGAAAGAGCTTGATGACATAGTTAAAGACAGCTCTGAATTTGCCTTGGTACTACGCCCTCATGAGGAAAGCATGGAACAAAGGCTAATTAGGCAGGTGAGAGGGCAAACTCACTCTTTCATAGCTGTAGATGAAGTTATTGGTAGAGAGGATGATAGAGATGCCATCATAGATATTATGATGGCGTCTCATGCTGCGGAAGAGCAGCGACTAGCTGTTATCCCTATTGTAGGGATCGGAGGTTTGGGGAAGACAACTTTAGCTCAACTGTTGTACAATGATGAACGAGTTGAGAACAACTTTGAGCTCAAGTTATGGGTTTGTGTCTCTGAAGTCTTTGATGTGAAGGAAATCACAAAGAAGATTATTATGTCAGCGACAAATAGCACGTCTCTGAATTTAGAGATGGACCAGTTGCAAGGCCAACTAAGGAAAGAAATTGGGGGAAAGAAATATTTACTTGTTCTTGATGATGTGTGGAATGAGAAGCCTGAGGAATGGCTAAAGCTAAAGGCACTTTTAATGGTTGGTGGAGAGGGAAGCCAGATATTGGTAACTACACGTTCAAGAAAGGTGGCCGATATCATGGGCAGTGTTCAGGCTTATGAGTTAAATGGCCTTTCCGAAGAGAAGGCATGGAAATTATTTGAAAAGATGGCATTTAATCCTGGAGAATCTCAAAAGCAACCGCAATTGGTGAAATTAGCGGAAGAGATTGTGAAAAGGTGTGTAGGTGTTCCATTGGCCATAAGAAGTTTGGGCACTCTTCTACATGGAGAAGAGGAGTGGAAGTGGATTTCAATTGCAGGTACTAGCTTTGTGAACTGGCCTGATAAACAGAACAACGTTATGGCTATTTTAAAGCTCAGTTATCATCACTTGTTGTCTCCGTTAAAGAACTGTTTTGCTTATTGTGCACTGTTTCCTAAGGATTATAAATTTGAAACGGATATGTTGATTGATCTCTGGATGGCGGAGGGCTTTGTTATTCCATCTGGTACAACTCAATGTTTAGAAGAACGTTGTCACGAGTATTTAATGCAATTGCTGCAAAGGTGCTTCTTTCAAGATATAACAAGAGATGAATGGGGAAGTATTTCAAGTTTCAAAATGCATGATTTGATGCATGATTTGGCTATAGAAGTAACTGGAATCGAGTCTCGGAGTAAAGTGGCGGACTTACAGGAGGGAGATATCAATGTCAAAACCCGTCACTTGTCCTTTGATCATTTTTATCAGACTGGTTCATGGAAGATCCCAAGTTACATGCTAGAGGCGAAACAATTGAGGACTTTTCTTTTGCCAGAGTATAATAGATCTGGATCATATTTCAACAAACCTATTCTTCGACAGCTAATTTCAAACTTCAGATGCTTGCGCGTGTTGGATTTGCGTGATCGTGGGGTCAAGATTCTATCCAAATCCATTGGCAAGTTAATTCACTTAAG GAACTTCGTCTCGATGGTATAA